Genomic window (Candidatus Hydrogenedentota bacterium):
AGCAGTAGACGGTAGGTTGCCACCATCACGGCACATCGAAGTAAAGGGCCGCGCAAAAGGTAGTAGCACCATCACCGTTACCCGCAACGAAATCCTTTATGGATTGAACCAGCAAGACAAATTCATGCTGGCCATCGTGCTCGACGACGGTGAGCAGCATGAAGGGCCGTTCTACGTGACCAAACCGTTCACGCAAGAACCGGATTGGGCGGTCACCAGTATCAACCTAGATCTCGACCAGCTACTCGCACGTGCGAAGCAACCAAATTAAGGATAACAAAATGGCAATTAAATCCGCACGCAAGCTGATCGAAGTAGCCCTGCCTTTGGATGACATTAATGATGAGTCCGGGAAGGAGAAGTCCATTCGTCACGGCCATCCGTCAACTATTCATCCGTGGTGGGCATCTCGTTCGTTGGCTGCAGCACGAGCCGTACTATTCGCTCAACTGGTAAACGACCCGGGTGGGGAGCGCGGCTGGTACAAGGGGCGCACAAAGGAAGAGGCAGACAGAGAACGCGAGCGGCTCTTTGACATCATTCGACGTCTCGTCAAGTGGGACAACTCATCTAACGAGGCTGTCATTGAAGAAGCGCGACAGGAAATTCAGAAGAGTTGGCGGGAAACCTGCGAACAAAATGGTTTGCCGGCGGAGACATCACTTCAGTTCATTGATCCATTCAATGGGAGAGGATATTTACCGCTCGAGGCGCAGCGCCTCGGACTGAAAACATTCAGCTCCGATCTAAACCCAGTAGCCGTACTTATCGGTAAATCACTGATTGAGTTGCCAAGTAAATTTTTGGGTAGAAAACCTATCGGCCCTACCAATTTGATGCCCCCG
Coding sequences:
- a CDS encoding DUF3883 domain-containing protein, with translation AVDGRLPPSRHIEVKGRAKGSSTITVTRNEILYGLNQQDKFMLAIVLDDGEQHEGPFYVTKPFTQEPDWAVTSINLDLDQLLARAKQPN